From the genome of Vibrio gangliei, one region includes:
- a CDS encoding GlsB/YeaQ/YmgE family stress response membrane protein has translation MSIITFLIIGAIAGWLAGQIMKGSGFGVVGNIVIGIVGSIIGGFAFSLLGLSSGGFIGSIVTATVGAVILLYLSRLIKS, from the coding sequence ATGTCAATAATTACATTCCTAATTATCGGTGCAATAGCAGGTTGGTTAGCTGGGCAAATCATGAAAGGCTCTGGTTTTGGCGTTGTAGGTAACATAGTCATTGGTATTGTGGGTTCAATTATTGGTGGCTTCGCTTTCAGTCTTCTAGGGCTTTCTTCTGGAGGATTCATTGGCTCAATTGTTACTGCTACCGTTGGTGCTGTGATCTTGTTGTATCTATCTCGTTTAATTAAGTCTTAA